The DNA window GCGGGAAGAGCGAGAAGAGGGCGAAGAACGCCATCGTCGCCGCCGCCTCGAGGCCGCGCGCGCGATCGAGGCCGACGATCGCCGAGGCGATGACGCGAACCGCGCGAACCGCCGGGGCGAGAAATCGCCGAAGCCGTGTTCCGAGCATTCCGATCCCCGGGCGCAAGAATCCCGGCCGAGAGGATATCAGGAAAAGGCCCCGGGGCGAAGGCTGGAGGGGGGATCAGTTGTCCGCCGCGCCCTCCGCGATCCACGCGCGGATCGTCTCGAGATCCTCGCCGCCAAGCGCCCCTCCGGCGGGCATTCTCTGGCCGAAGTCCGGGTTGCCGAGAAGCTTCTGGTAGAGGACCGAGCGCCCGGGGTCCCCCGGGACGACGCGAACCTCGGGCGCGTATCCGACCGAGACCACGCCGACGAGAGCGGAACGGCTGTTTCCTCCGACGAGGGTGAGCCCGCCGCTCGTACCGTGGCATCCGGCGCAGTTCGCGTTCCAGATCGGCTGCACATCTTCGCGGTAGGAGACCGCGGGGGCCGGATTCCCGTTGCCGTTCGTGTTCCCGGGATCGACAGGGCCGCCCTGATCCGAGCATCCGGCGAAGACATGGATCGCGGCGGCGAGGACAAGCGGTTTCATCTTCTTCATGGCGCCTCCTCTTGTTCGGCGGCGAGCGGATGGGCGACGATCCGTACGTGAACGCGCTGGACTTCATTCAGCCGGAGCAGGAGAAACTGCGGGCGCGGGATCTCGAAGTCGGAGAGGCGGATCTCGAACGCGGTCTCGATGAGGAGAGACCCGTTCTTCCCGCGTCGGATCTCGACCGGGACCGCAAGCGGACGGGTCACGCCGTGGAGCGAGAACATTCCGGCGAGCGAGAAGCGTGCCCGGCCCTCCGAGTCCCAGCTCCCCTCGATCGGATCGACGATTCGTCCACCGCGGAAGACCGCCTTCGGGAAATCGTCGGTGTGGAGATGGTTCTCCCGCATGTGCGCGTTTCGAAGGTCGATTCCGGTGTCCAGCGTCGCGAGGTCCGCCTCGACGAAGACCACGACCGATTCGGAGAGAGCGGGAAGATCCGCACGAATCCATCCCGATACCGCGCGCGTCTTTCCGTCGAAGCTCTCGAGCGGAGCGGACGATCGAAACCGGACGAGATTCTCCTCCTCGCCGGACCGGATCTCGAAGCGCTCCGCGAACGCCCCCGGCGCGAGGAGAGTGAGAACGAGCACCGCGCGCGTCGCCGCGCCTCTTCGCATGTCTTCTCCTCTAGTAGAAGAAATGAACGACAAGCAGGGCCTCCGCATCGTCCTTTTCCGTGAATGCGGGCCCTTCGTCGAAGTCGTGAAAGTAGACCATGCCGAGGATGCCGGCGAAGGGGAGCGGAAGCGCGTCGATACCGATCCCGACTCGGCGGTGCGCGCCGTTCGCCCGATCGATGTCGGGGTCGTGGAGATCGTAGGTCGCGAGGAGGTCGATCCCCTGCGCCAACCTCCCCGAAACCTCGTGAGAGATCGCGAAGGAAGTGGTCTCGACTTCGCCCGCCGCTCGCTGCCAGTCGCACTCGCCGATCCACGCGAAAGGTCCCCACGAGAGGGAGGCGAACGGACCGGCCGTCCAATCGGCGACGCTTGTCGGCGCGTCCTCGAGAAGAGAGCCGCCGATCGCCGCCCGGAGAGGACCGGCGCGGACCCTCTTCTCGACACGGAAAACATACGCCCGCGCGCCGTCCGAATCGCGAAGCCGCCCGGGCG is part of the Candidatus Eisenbacteria bacterium genome and encodes:
- a CDS encoding YceI family protein yields the protein MRRGAATRAVLVLTLLAPGAFAERFEIRSGEEENLVRFRSSAPLESFDGKTRAVSGWIRADLPALSESVVVFVEADLATLDTGIDLRNAHMRENHLHTDDFPKAVFRGGRIVDPIEGSWDSEGRARFSLAGMFSLHGVTRPLAVPVEIRRGKNGSLLIETAFEIRLSDFEIPRPQFLLLRLNEVQRVHVRIVAHPLAAEQEEAP